A single window of Eucalyptus grandis isolate ANBG69807.140 chromosome 1, ASM1654582v1, whole genome shotgun sequence DNA harbors:
- the LOC104425391 gene encoding stomatal closure-related actin-binding protein 3: MTKVSPELGGMGSQEVLAVSADVSFASDCFPKYKLGPDNQILEEPKDDNKGPSLKEVVEKETAQLSEQHKRLSVRDLASKFDKNLAAAAKLSNEAKLREEVASLEGHVLLKKLRDALESLRGRLSGQNKEDVEKAISMVEALAVKLTQKEGELIQEKFEVKKLVNFLKQASEDAKKLVSQENSFACAEIESARAVVQRFGEALEEEERNSQTSKKQDVEELLQEVQEARRIKLLHQPSKVMDMEHELRALRLQIREKSIFSFKLQKELTMSRRAEENRSRLYILDGCEALGSNLRVRPCAENAPALCKCSIQWFRISSDGSQRDAISGANSPSYAPEPLDVGRILVAEIILNGNKDSVATIGPIDPVAGLESHVETLMRKSNAEFTVTISQMNGQDHQSHSSHMFHVGKTRVKLCRGWITKARDIYSTSMQLCGDRSDGSAAAKGLFWQPRKGSSFVLTFESERDRNAAIMLARKYALDCNVMLGGPDDHL, encoded by the exons GGCATGGGGTCTCAAGAAGTTCTGGCAGTGTCAGCGGATGTTAGCTTTGCTTCTGATTGCTTTCCAAAGTACAAGTTAGGTCCAGATAATCAGATTTTGGAAGAGCCAAAGGATGATAATAAAGGTCCATCCTTAAAGGAAGTTGTGGAAAAAGAAACTGCCCAGTTGTCAGAGCAACATAAGCGCCTCTCTGTTCGTGACCTTGCCAGTAAATTTGATAAAAACTTGGCTGCTGCAGCTAAATTGTCTAATGAG GCAAAACTGAGGGAAGAAGTTGCCTCTTTGGAGGGCCACGTGCTCCTAAAGAAGCTTAGAGATGCATTGGAATCATTAAGGGGCCGATTATCTGGGCAAAACAAGGAGGATGTAGAGAAAGCGATCTCAATG GTGGAAGCTTTAGCAGTCAAGTTGACTCAAAAAGAAGGAGAGCTAATCCAAGAAAAGTTCGAAGTGAAGAAGCTTGTAAACTTTCTCAAACAG GCTTCTGAAGATGCTAAGAAGCTTGTTAGCCAAGAAAATTCCTTTGCTTGTGCTGAAATTGAGAGTGCTAGAGCAGTAGTACAGCGATTTGGGGAGGCCcttgaagaggaagagagaaactcccaaacatccaaaaaacag GATGTGGAAGAATTGCTGCAGGAGGTTCAAGAGGCCAGGAGAATCAAATTGCTGCACCAGCCAAGCAAG GTTATGGATATGGAACACGAGCTTCGTGCGCTCAGACTTCAAATTCGAGAGAAATCTATATTTTCCTTCAAGCTTCAGAAAGAG CTGACCATGAGCAGGAGAGCTGAAGAGAACAGATCTCGTCTATATATATTAGATGGTTGTGAGGCTCTTGGGTCAAATCTACGGGTCCGTCCTTGTGCAGAAAATGCTCCAGCACTTTGCAAGTGTTCCATTCAGTGGTTTCGCATATCTTCTGATGGAAGCCAAAGAGATGCCATTTCAG GTGCCAACTCACCAAGTTATGCTCCTGAACCCTTGGATGTTGGACGAATCTTAGTAGCTGAAATAATCTTAAATGGCAACAAAGATTCCGTGGCAACCATCGGTCCCATCGATCCTG TTGCAGGACTGGAAAGCCATGTAGAGACATTGATGCGGAAATCCAATGCTGAATTTACT GTAACTATTTCTCAGATGAATGGTCAAGATCATCAGTCGCATTCATCTCATATGTTTCATGTGGGGAAAACAAGGGTAAAACTTTGCAGAGGATGGATAACCAAGGCCAGAGACATATACTCAACATCAATGCAG TTATGTGGAGACAGAAGCGATGGCAGTGCGGCAGCCAAGGGGTTATTTTGGCAACCGAGAAAAGGGTCGTCATTTGTATTAACCTTCGAATCAGAGCGGGACAGAAATGCAGCTATAATGCTCGCAAGAAAATATGCCCTAGATTGCAAT GTAATGCTTGGTGGACCAGATGATCATCTCTGA